From the Chryseobacterium sp. G0201 genome, the window GAAGTTATGCGGAAGATGTTGCCAGAAATATTTCTTACGAAGAAGCCGAAGAAATGCTGCAAACCAATATTTTAGGAACTGTAAATTGTTTCGAAGTAGCCAGAAAAGCTATGAAAGGTCAAAACAAAGGAAATATTGCGGTTATCGCATCCGTTTCCGGGATTTTAGATTATGAAAATTCGAGTTTGTACACCAAAACAAAACGTTCGGTCATTCAGATTGCGGATGCATATCGCCGAGCATTGAAACCATTTGGAATTTCTGTAACGACCATTGCTCCGGGTTATGTTGATACCTTAAAATTGAGACAGCTTAACGATAATGATCTAAGTAAAAAACCGTTTCTTACTGATCTTGAAGCTGCTACAACAATTATTTCGGACGCTATTGAAAAGCAAAAAAAATTAATCATTTTCCCTGCAAAAATGAAATGGATGATGAAATCATTATCCATCCTTCCCTCTTCATTATTAAATATTATCATGTTCAGGAAAGCCAAATGGATGAAAAACGACTAAAATTTAAACAGAAAATCTATGCTATGTTGCTGTGTTCCGTTGTATTCATGATTGTTTACAATTATTCAGCGTG encodes:
- a CDS encoding SDR family NAD(P)-dependent oxidoreductase, whose translation is MNVFIAGGTSGIGYSLAQHYLSKGYRVGICGRDLTKIPENNFENLNVFQADVCDISSIFSTVNNFLQNENLDIFINCAGSYAEDVARNISYEEAEEMLQTNILGTVNCFEVARKAMKGQNKGNIAVIASVSGILDYENSSLYTKTKRSVIQIADAYRRALKPFGISVTTIAPGYVDTLKLRQLNDNDLSKKPFLTDLEAATTIISDAIEKQKKLIIFPAKMKWMMKSLSILPSSLLNIIMFRKAKWMKND